From the Homo sapiens chromosome 1, GRCh38.p14 Primary Assembly genome, one window contains:
- the PRAMEF10 gene encoding PRAME family member 10, giving the protein MSLQAPSRLLELAGQSLLRNQFLTIFTLDELPREVFPLMFMEAFSMRRFEALKLMVQAWPFLRLPLGSLMKTPHLETLQAVLRGLDTLVAQKVRPRRWKLQVLDLRDVDENFWTIWSGARVLSCSPEAMSKRQTVEDCPRMGERQPLKVFIDLCLKESTLDECLSYLFGWIHYRRGLVHLCCSKVQNYSMPTSSFRNLLERIYPDSIQELEVWKKCSLNKTGKFAPYLSQMSNLRELFLAFGYERELYVSVQWPCIPDLDSPFLCLYYPQMLYIKKISNIKEHLEHLLRYLKNPLGAFIFSDAYLTDRDMECLSQYPSLSQLKELRLIHILMWTTNLEPLGVLLEKVAATLKTLVLKDCRIQDPQLRVLLPALSHCSQLTTFNFHGNETSMNALKDLLRHTRGLSKLGLELYPAPLESLDYKGHVNWEILTPIRAELMRTLREVRQPKRIFFGPVPCPNCGSWPSEKVDFHLCS; this is encoded by the exons ATGAGCCTCCAGGCCCCATCCAGACTGCTGGAGCTGGCAGGGCAGAGCCTGCTGAGGAACCAGTTCTTGACCATCTTCACCCTGGATGAGCTGCCCAGGGAGGTCTTCCCTCTGATGTTCATGGAGGCCTTCAGCATGAGACGTTTTGAGGCCCTGAAGCTGATGGTGCAGGCCTGGCCCTTCCTCCGCCTCCCTCTGGGATCCCTGATGAAGACACCTCATCTGGAGACCTTGCAAGCTGTCCTGAGGGGACTTGATACACTGGTGGCCCAGAAGGTTCGCCCCAG GAGGTGGAAACTTCAAGTGCTGGATTTGAGGGATGTTGATGAGAATTTCTGGACCATATGGTCTGGAGCCAGGGTCCTCTCCTGCTCCCCAGAGGCCATGAGTAAGAGGCAGACAGTGGAGGACTGTCCAAGGATGGGAGAGCGCCAGCCCTTGAAGGTGTTCATAGACCTCTGCCTAAAGGAAAGTACACTGGATGAATGCCTGAGCTACCTTTTTGGGTGGATCCACTACAGAAGAGGCCTAGTGCACCTGTGTTGTAGTAAGGTGCAGAATTACTCAATGCCCACTTCAAGTTTCAGAAATCTATTGGAAAGGATATACCCAGACAGTATCCAGGAGTTGGAAGTCTGGAAAAAGTGCTCTCTCAATAAAACGGGAAAGTTTGCCCCTTACCTGAGCCAGATGAGCAATCTTCGTGAACTCTTTTTAGCCTTCGGTTATGAGCGTGAGTTGTACGTGAGCGTCCAGTGGCCGTGCATTCCTGACTTGGACTCTCCATTCCTCTGCCTGTACTACCCCCAGAtgctttatataaaaaagatCAGTAATATCAAAGAGCACCTGGAGCACCTGCTCAG GTACCTCAAGAACCCCTTGGGGGCCTTTATATTCAGTGATGCTTACCTAACTGATCGGGACATGGAGTGTCTGTCTCAGTACCCAAGCCTCAGTCAGCTAAAGGAGCTGCGTCTGATTCATATCCTAATGTGGACCACCAATCTTGAGCCCCTTGGAGTTCTGCTGGAGAAAGTTGCTGCTACTCTCAAGACCCTCGTCTTAAAGGACTGTCGGATCCAGGACCCCCAACTCAGGGTCCTCCTGCCTGCcctgagccactgttcccagctcACCACCTTCAACTTTCATGGAAATGAGACCTCCATGAATGCTCTGAAAGACCTGCTGCGTCACACACGTGGGCTGAGCAAGTTAGGCCTGGAGTTGTATCCTGCCCCTCTGGAGAGTCTTGACTACAAGGGTCATGTCAATTGGGAGATCCTCACCCCAATTCGGGCTGAGCTGATGCGTACACTCAGGGAAGTCAGGCAGCCCAAGAGGATCTTCTTTGGTCCCGTCCCTTGCCCTAACTGTGGCTCATGGCCATCTGAGAAAGTGGACTTCCATCTTTGCTCCTAG